A stretch of DNA from Methanolinea mesophila:
GATTCTAAAAAATGGGGGTTATACCGTCAGGCGGGATATGCCCGACTCGTAGCCGATGTTCTTGTCGAACACCCAGATCAGACCGCTGGCGGTCGAAGACTGGGAGAACACGATATCCGTGGCTTTATCGGTGGTGTTTCCCCGGCCCTCCTCGATATGGCCGTTCGTGTACGCCCCTGCCGAACCCACCGCAGGCCCGCTCCCGAGACCGGTGAGGCTCACGTCGTAGTTAAGAGCCACCGGGACATCAGCAGTGGGGGTCACGGTCCGTGACTGCGCCCGGGTCGCGAGCGACCCCTGGGAAAGGTCGAAGGAGCTCCCTGCGTTGACCGTGTTGTGGAATGCAGGTATCACTGTATTTTCCAGGAACGGGTTCACGCTCACGGATGACGCGTTCCTCGGCATTCCCATGGTATCGATCCCGATGTTCTCGGTCGATACCGCCCGTCCGGTACCGTTCCCGTCCCCGATCCCGTCGAACGAAAAGATCCTGGTCGAGTCCACGTTATACTGGCCCCGGGGTTTGTTCGCGGTATCGAGGGTAAATACCTTGTAGTACCCCGAAGTGCCACCGGTCGCGTGGGTGGATTCCCCGTACGTGCTCGTCGACTGGGCCTCTCCAGGCACCAGCACGCCATCGATCGCGTCTGAAGAGATCGTCCAGACCAGCGAGCTCGTCTCCGAGATGTCTCCGGTGGCGACAGTCGCCGCAGCGGCAAACCCTCCCGCGGAGAGGACCATCGCGAGTGCGATGGAAATTATGAAAATGCTGCTTTTTCTCATGGTATAATGCTCTTTCCTTACTGTACCGGGACATTCCGGCACCTGTACTCCCGGTTGACTCCCTGAAAATATCAACACGATTGTAGTGGCAATAGCTTCAATTCTATTGGAAGTTATGGATCCCCCGGAAGATATGATCCGCCGGGCGCGGCATGTCCGCGTGATAGCACCCCGGACCGATCATCAGTTCCAGGGAGTGGAATAACTACGATGTCGGGAGTATCGAAGAAGTCTGATGTAACCGAAATGACGTTCCGGGTGATCTGCCTGGCAGTTGCTCACCCCGGCAGGGCCTGCCGGCTTCGACCGTCCGGGTTCTTCTTATCGGTTGATCGCGAGCGATGTCCGCCAGGGTTAAACTAATGCGGAGGCTATCGCGCCGCGGTTGGCCCGAAGTGGCGGGTACAACGCCCGGGGAACATCACGAGGCAAGGATGCCGGCAAAGCCGGAAAAAAGTTAAAATCGGATCCGGGAGGCTTCAGTTAATGTTTCGGGAGGAGATAGAGGGCGGCCGCGAGGAGTGCGATGGTGATGGGAATTATCAGGACCTCCCAGGCAAGGTTCTCGTATCCCACGATGATGATGTTCTCCAGCACGTTGACGAAGAGGATGATGATGATCACCCCGGCGAGGCTTGTCTTCAACTCCCCGATACTGTTGATCTGGAGCCAGGAGGGGATCTTCTGCTTCTCCGGCTCGTCGGGATTCAGGATGAACAGGGTATAGATCCCGATCCCGAAGATCATCAGCACCAGGGCGAAGAGGAACACATCCACCGCCTGGACGATAAGCACCGTGACGAGCCCGTCCTCGGAGAGATGGGCCGGGAGGTTCATGTCGGTGTGGATATTGATGTCGGTGAAGAGCACCACCATGCCTTCGAATATCCGGGAAAGGCCGATGTAGAGGAGGAGGAACGAGCCTATGAGCGAGCCGATAACGGCGAGAAACGTGAGGTACCTGAATTTGTAGAGAGAATGAAAGGCCCTGGCCATGATGAATTATCGATTTTTTTGCACATTAAGGAAGTGGTTTTCAATGTCTGCCGGATCCGGGAGGCACAGGATGCCGGCGCCCGGATATCGGTGTCCGGGTCACACAATCTGCCGGTCTCAGATACCGTTCTGAACATGCCGCTCTTCAGTTTTTGAATCCGCCAGGAATCAGAATATCGGAGATCGCGGTGAAAGCTATGAGATCCGTGAGGTCTGCGACAACATCCTCACAGGGCTTTTGATACCCCGGGGGAACGATAACCGCAAAAAGAACTCCCCGCGGGTGGTCGCAGGTGCGACCCGGTGGAGTTCCATTCCCTGAATAAAGAAATGGATTGTCCGCCGAGGAAGGTTCATCCGCCGAAGAACCTGGCGATCCAGCGTGTATGCTTCCCGTGAAAGATCCTCCCCTCCTCGCTCACCTTCCGGATGTCCTCCACGGTGAAGAGCAGGTCGGGATAGTCTTTCTTCAGCAGGGCCACCAGGTTCTCGAGCTCTTTTCGGGGTACGATGAGGAGGAGCACCGAGACGTTCGGGGAGAACCGCCCTGTCCCCTCGACACGGGTGATCCCGTAGCCCATCTCCCCCAGCCGCTCGACCAGCGGGGCGGGGTCCCGGGGGCTGATGATCCGGACCAGCACGTTCCCGATACTGATCCGGTCTTCGATATTCATCCCCAGGATGGTACCGATACCGAATCCCACGATATAGGCGAGGATCCCGGGAATATTCTGCAGGTTGGTGAGCACCAGCCCGGTGGAGAGGAGCCAGATGCCGACCTTGACCACGCCTATCCCGGCGGCGAGGTACTTGTGACCCCGGCTGATGTAGACGGTCCGGA
This window harbors:
- a CDS encoding DUF2179 domain-containing protein yields the protein MQTRRLSFTRAVLRNSSDHNLLTFEHATFSLRMSNPEIYLPLIILVARIVETSMETIRTVYISRGHKYLAAGIGVVKVGIWLLSTGLVLTNLQNIPGILAYIVGFGIGTILGMNIEDRISIGNVLVRIISPRDPAPLVERLGEMGYGITRVEGTGRFSPNVSVLLLIVPRKELENLVALLKKDYPDLLFTVEDIRKVSEEGRIFHGKHTRWIARFFGG
- a CDS encoding YqhA family protein, with the translated sequence MARAFHSLYKFRYLTFLAVIGSLIGSFLLLYIGLSRIFEGMVVLFTDINIHTDMNLPAHLSEDGLVTVLIVQAVDVFLFALVLMIFGIGIYTLFILNPDEPEKQKIPSWLQINSIGELKTSLAGVIIIILFVNVLENIIIVGYENLAWEVLIIPITIALLAAALYLLPKH